In a genomic window of Macaca nemestrina isolate mMacNem1 chromosome 18, mMacNem.hap1, whole genome shotgun sequence:
- the LOC105485004 gene encoding cerebellar degeneration-related protein 2, producing MLAENLVEEFEMKEDEPWYDHQDLQQDLQLAAELGKTLLDRNTELEDSLQQMYTTNQEQLQEIEYLTKQVELLRQMNEQHAKVYEQLDVTARELEETNQKLVADSKASQQKILSLTETIECLQTNIDHLQSQVEELKSSGRGRRSQGKCDQEKPAPSFACLKELYDLRQHFVYDHVFAEKITSLQSQPSPDEEENEHLKKTVTMLQAQLSLERQKRVTMEEEYGLVLKENSELEQQLGATGAYRARALELEAEVAEMRQMLQSEHPFVNGVEKLVPDSLFVPFKEPSQSLLEEMFLTVPEPHRKPLKRSSSETILSSLAGSDIVKGHEETCIRRAKAVKQRGISLLHEVDTQYSALKVKYEELLKKCQQEQDSLSHKAVQTSRAPAKDLTGVNAQSEPVASGWELASVNPEPVSSPTTPPEYKALFKEIFSCIKKTKQEIDEQRTKYRSLSSHS from the exons ATGCTGGCGGAAAACCTGGTGGAGGAGTTTGAAATGAAGGAGGACGAGCCGTGGTACGACCACCAGGACCTCCAGCAAG ATCTCCAACTTGCTGCTGAGCTTGGGAAGACATTACTGGATCGGAACACAGAGTTGGAGGACTCTCTTCAGCAGATGTATACAACCAATCAGGAGCAGTTACAGGAAATTGAG TATCTGACCAAGCAAGTGGAGCTTCTACGGCAGATGAACGAACAACATGCAAAGGTTTATGAACAATTAGATGTCACAGCAAGGGAACTGGAAGAAACAAATCAAAAACTAGTTGCTGACAGCAAGGCCTCACAGCAAAAGATTCTGAG CCTGACTGAAACGATTGAATGCCTGCAAACCAACATTGATCACCTGCAGAGCCAAGTGGAGGAGCTGAAGTCATCTGGCCGAGGGAGAAGGAGCCAGGGGAAGTGTGACCAGGAGAAACCGGCACCCAGCTTTGCATGTCTGAAGGAGCTGTATGATCTCCGCCA ACACTTCGTGTATGATCATGTGTTCGCTGAAAAGATCACTTCCTTGCAAAGTCAGCCAAGCCCTGATGAAGAGGAAAATGAGCACTTGAAAAAAACGGTGACAATGTTGCAGGCCCAGCTGAGCCTGGAGCGGCAGAAGCGGGTGACTATGGAGGAGGAATATGGGCTGGTGTTAAAGGAGAACAGTGAACTGGAGCAGCAGCTGGGGGCCACAGGTGCCTACCGAGCACGGGCGCTGGaactagaggctgaggtggcagagaTGCGACAGATGTTGCAGTCAGAGCATCCATTTGTGAATGGGGTTGAGAAGCTGGTGCCAGACTCTCTGTTTGTTCCTTTCAAAGAACCCAGCCAGAGCCTGCTGGAAGAGATGTTCCTGACTGTGCCGGAACCACACAGAAAGCCTCTCAAGCGCAGCAGCAGTGAGACGATCCTCAGCAGCTTGGCAGGGAGTGACATCGTGAAGGGCCATGAGGAGACCTGCATCAGGAGGGCCAAGGCTGTGAAACAGAGGGGCATCTCCCTTCTGCACGAAGTGGACACACAGTACAGTGCCCTGAAGGTGAAGTATGAAGAGCTGCTGAAGAAGTGCCAACAGGAACAGGACTCCCTGTCACACAAGGCTGTACAGACCTCCAGGGCTCCGGCCAAGGACCTGACTGGAGTGAACGCCCAGTCTGAGCCTGTTGCCAGCGGCTGGGAACTGGCCTCTGTCAACCCAGAGCCCGTCAGTTCCCCTACAACACCTCCAGAATACAAAGCGTTGTTTAAGGAGATCTTTAGTTGCATCAAGAAAACTAAGCAGGAAATAGATGAACAGAGAACAAAATACCGATCACTCTCCTCTCATTCTTAA